In Artemia franciscana chromosome 4, ASM3288406v1, whole genome shotgun sequence, a single window of DNA contains:
- the LOC136025809 gene encoding uncharacterized protein LOC136025809 yields the protein MLNVVAKAHRHDIVTVCGDFNAKVGSDASYAAAILGKHGLGEINNNGVRLIDFCATQELIVGALWFPHKQIHKYTWNSPDGVTRNEIDHILIAKHTRRCLEDVRTFRGADCYSNHQLVVAKFKLKLKTVIKPQRSVKTFNVRKLQDPYVLQRYTSTLSNKFSMLRDELSIDNQWEKIVESLKEVAQEVVGYNRKKKKRWISESIWDIIDRRAEVKILEDRREHNTTCTTEYLDDLKVQYKRLNKQVKTWTRNDKKLWLIRMK from the coding sequence ATGTTAAATGTTGTTGCTAAAGCGCATCGGCATGATATTGTGACTGTGTGCGGGGACtttaacgctaaagttggaaGTGATGCCTCCTATGCCGCAGCTATCCTTGGTAAGCATGGACTGGGGGAAATCAATAATAATGGCGTACGTTTAATTGACTTCTGTGCGACTCAAGAACTTATTGTCGGTGCATTATGGTTCCCTCATAAGCAAATTCACAAATATACTTGGAACTCGCCTGATGGTGtaacaagaaatgaaatagaCCATATTTTGATTGCCAAGCACACGCGACGTTGTTTAGAGGATGTTAGGACCTTTCGAGGTGCCGACTGCTATTCCAACCATCAGCTTGTTGTTGCTAAGTTTAAGCTGAAACTAAAAACTGTCATAAAACCCCAGCGGtcagtaaaaacatttaatgtgAGGAAACTGCAGGACCCGTATGTATTACAAAGGTACACATCTACTTTGTCAAATAAGTTTTCCATGCTAAGGGACGAGTTGTCAATTGATAATCAATGGGAAAAGATCGTCGAATCCCTGAAAGAAGTGGCACAAGAAGTTGTGGGATATAACAGGAAGAAGAAAAAGCGGTGGATATCTGAAAGTATCTGGGATATCATTGATCGAAGGGCAGAAGTCAAAATTCTCGAAGATAGGCGTGAGCATAACACGACATGCACTACAGAATATTTAGATGATTTAAAAGTGCAGTATAAGCGTCTcaataaacaagtcaaaacaTGGACTAGGAATGATAAGAAACTATGGTTGATCAGGATGAAGTAG